In the genome of Girardinichthys multiradiatus isolate DD_20200921_A chromosome 7, DD_fGirMul_XY1, whole genome shotgun sequence, one region contains:
- the si:dkey-230p4.1 gene encoding trichohyalin isoform X5, which translates to MESGLLIGWQQQKAELEQEVCCLQEELAESRAEREELESRSRALTDRLSQTLNPSLGLSLHEEEQRRWKTKLREGREREARQTLLIHRLQNKVIEYRERCQRLDLQLQEQHSRVLSSEQRIRDEHSDSLESALIRLEEEQQRCVCVCHLQMDMITKLIVSSFLLRSVSLADINTLLRHQLSQSEWTNQALREDLQKLTADWTRAVEESEQKEADWQREKECRWGHVGQNQAQLLSVWRSVLDLRRHCHTLKTAADRDLWQLRAEFSRLSSSLLLGCDSVCYSLRLSDYPIKLASYDLPPPLSSSPPLSSTLVLRSPDFSASPPRLLSSSTMGTFILGELKEEEEEVKDEKTVELKLLHEAKVLQLEQRIEELSRSLQTADREKEETEKEVERLRESERRLQLVGQAVIRISRSLSRISSQRPSVSTDNVLSLDLSSLLSVLSQTESALQWKHEELQEAEVSLQQLNEEQTALQLRLKLLEDENQQLDVNIQNRQLDLKHTLDALSRVEAELLENLQLSERETQQRMEIHNLKGALEREQLDRQRGEEECIDVREALKKCRESALHLSSLEIMLRQELEEAHDALEKMSALNSSLASDKRDLSKQMLQLETELSDSQSQLQTVRSEVSILQRDVKGLRSECSILRAQSETDADIIHQLKEQKAELETDVVEKETQLVSLEEERQTAAQQMEEMSSQHALLREELKEVQEQLQNAEKELNQKERQQEELQRESRRLQEEQEGLRKHKERLEEELKELRSLSMNLHLQLRQQQQQLSQSEVDRCQQNTHIYTLQQAKVTLQGEIECLRAELHRETARREDEKERRERIWEENEVLKVKMERLTEEVEEQQTRRSEDHTERKEERESWQKEREVLNEELGMRDGELEALRRRTEGLTEEGEERQREVERLREEVAEGETKISLMMERMQQVEGKKEKLEEQIKRTEVRLAEEEVKRKEEELHRDLETEALCERIEKFETEKKEMEEEIFQLRNEEDRGRTRATEEREEINRLRKEISMLQEDREEERRQWEKQQEEKEELVEKVGEVELLRVRLNVAKEEYEEMKEEVERKERSLEHQIGAVREREEEVEELKEHLRLSEEREEEGERERNVVNHKLKQKEAREEQLEALLAETQALLEKETREGEEKDNLISSQGRELQEAQAERERANKETRERKEACERLEEEGRRLQQKVEHNQKEVTKLQKSIRDQHEEVQQLTNTLEEREEEVREGMRWRRIEEERRKRSEEKEMEVEEEREKEREVLSTVREERRRLEDRLELKVKEVKEQCEELRRTQEEKTRLESKLKEMHDEIVEEREELKGVREENRKLEEQLKEIEEQRGVLRIKEEKLRRLEDELREVKEEQMMQQEKEKDHRLEEERRRSRLKELEEEKAELLLELMRKERERTASREEAQGERDKAQKELQRQTEELSELREEVQRMQKEKENAQEKVQEELRIRMEEWRSKELMSNKKAQEEKRQMEELQQNLKMSKMEVSGLREELYEEHRKMDEHQGKLRRFEKEIEALIEEVQMERNKAKEERRQTEEVEQELWSNSEKLSVLREEVQRKQKENEAYKEMQEEFRKQEEEWRLKELMNINKAQEEKMHMEEVQQELMSSQRKVSVLKEEMYKEQRQNEEHLRKFEEELTVLRDEVQRERNKAQEERGQTQELQQELSRLKKEVIKERRENEEQQEKLRNLEKEVTTLRLEVLREREEAQEKLQDELKKGEEEWKLNELIIRNKAQEELQKMEEIHQELMRSKSEVSVLREEVQKERRQMEEVQHELSKLRKEVAKEQRDKEEKQGMLEKEVKSLREEVQREKEKAHEKLQEELRKREEEWRSKEMMNKVQGESRKIEEVQQELTRSKSEVSVLKEELLKEQLEGEKIRDELIKRRDEVQEVRRTNNELTVITEEAKREKKQIKEELTRTEMEVGALKEEIQKAHRMGEMEASLLKVKFQEEQQEKLELQQELKIRRDDVTVLKEEVKKERHRREEVQEEMRGVQQNVEVMEESLNSLQSQVLDLSRSRERARLEVKEKEEESHQIKEGLSMALGEMTKLKVLLQESHTEGERLRATLVQKKEEMEKIREENQQVVREEVEKQGEVEELRARVKGLERRRNEMIEELEKAEERRREAEGRWRSRVEEVEKEQEVKLNALNTEIQTLRRRQEEPEKEWRSKLEEKEVEVERARREMQESQKELSRFRALLEEQKTQISTLAAEKDGEETHGWRRRKVQKGEEEQEEDEEQVSSVSPEKEQLRNRLQQKEAEVYMLTQRNKELQADRDRVRLALERTEAAMIGYRERAHQQEQNRVTGSNSDEGVGDRLVVLQRLVAELELNQKRINKKNSHLETQKDKLKRDREALKDTLRQVEQERSRLQHQLTLSSGSQTRLTQVSEETTEVERLRSTVTELEDQVSRLRLSLAVNQEQQAEFIEQSSRNSQWLLSLRHDLNISLTAVSRHPIPAVLESETQRLDRSLREEELRMSLSQS; encoded by the exons ATGGAGTCTGGGCTGCTGATTGGCTGGCAGCAGCAGAAGGCGGAGCTGGAGCAGGAAGTGTGTTGTCTGCAGGAGGAGCTGGCGGAGAGCCGAGCAGAGAGGGAGGAGCTGGAGTCCAGAAGCAGAGCTCTGACTGACAGG CTCAGCCAGACTCTGAATCCTTCACTAGGCCTCTCCCTGCATGAGGAGGAGCAGAGGAGGTGGAAAACGAAGTTGAGGGAGGGTAGGGAGAGGGAGGCCAGACAGACGCTGCTGATCCACCGTCTGCAGAACAAG GTGATCGAGTACAGAGAACGGTGTCAGCGTCTGGATCTGCAGTTGCAGGAACAACACTCCAGGGTGCTGAGTTCTGAG CAGAGAATCAGAGATGAACACAGTGACTCTCTGGAAAGCGCCCTCATCAGGCTGGAGGAGGAACAgcagaggtgtgtgtgtgtgtgtcatttaCAGATGGATATGATCACAAAGCTCATTGTGTCTTCGTTCCTCCTCAGGTCCGTCAGTCTGGCTGACATCAACACTCTCCTTCGGCACCAGCTAAGCCAGTCAGAGTGGACCAACCAGGCGCTGAGGGAAGACCTCCAGAAGCTGACTGCTGATTGGACGAGAGCTGTTGAGGAGTCGGAGCAAAAAGAAGCTGAttggcagagagagaaggag tgTCGGTGGGGTCATGTGGgtcagaaccaggctcagttgCTGTCAGTTTGGAGGTCTGTGCTTGATTTGAGACGACACTGTCACACATTGaaaacagctgctgacag GGATCTGTGGCAGCTCAGAGCAGAGTTTTCCAGACTCTCTTCATCTCTCCTACTCGGCTGTGACTCCGTCTGTTACTCCTTGAGGCTCAGCGATTATCCGATCAAACTCGCCTCATATGACCTTCCTCCTCCTTTATCCTCCTCACCTCCTCTGTCCTCCACTCTTGTTCTCCGGTCTCCAGACTTCTCAGCTTCTCCACCCCgtctcctctcttcctccacCATGGGAACCTTCATCTTAGGAGAGCtcaaagaagaggaggaggaggtgaaaGATGAGAAGACCGTGGAGTTGAAGCTCCTTCATGAGGCAAAGGTGTTGCAGCTGGAACAAAG GATTGAGGAGCTCAGTCGCTCCCTGCAGACTGCAGACCGAGAGAAGGAGGAGACAGAGAAGGAGGTGGAAAGGTTGAGAGAATCAGAGAGGAGGCTGCAGTTAGTCGGTCAGGCTGTGATCAGAATT TCCAGAAGCCTGAGCAGGATCAGCAGTCAGAGACCGAGTGTCTCCACGGACAACGTCCTCAGTCTGGATCTGTCCTCCCTGCTGTCTGTTCTGTCTCAGACTGAGAGCGCCCTGCAGTGGAAGCATGAGGAACTGCAG gagGCGGAGGTAAGTCTGCAGCAGCTCAACGAGGAACAAACAGCCCTGCAGCTTCGACTGAAACTGCTGGAGGACGAAAACCAGCAGCTGGACGTAAACATTCAGAACAGGCAGCTGGACCTGAAGCACACACTGGATGCCCTGAGCAG GGTGGAGGCGGAACTCCTGGAGAACCTCCAGCTGTCAGAGAGAGAAACTCAGCAGCGGATGGAGATCCACAACTTGAAG GGGGCGCTAGAGAGGGAGCAGCTAGACAGGCAGAGAGGAGAGGAAGAATGCATTGATGTCAGAGAAGCTCTGAAGAAG TGCAGGGAGAGCGCGCTGCATCTCTCCTCCTTAGAGATAATGTTGAGGCAGGAGTTAGAGGAGGCGCATGACGCTCTGGAGAAAATGTCGGCTCTGAACTCGTCTCTGGCTTCAGATAAACGAGATCTGAGCAAACAGATGCTGCAG ctggagaccgagCTGTCAGACAGCCAATCACAGCTGCAGACTgtgaggtcagaggtcagcatTCTACAGAGAGATGTCAAAGGTCTGAGGAGTGAGTGCAGCATCCTGAG AGCTCAGTCAGAGACAGACGCTGACATCATTCATCAGCTGAAGGAACAGAAGGCTGAACTGGAGACAGATGTGGTGGAGAAGGAGACACAGCTGGTCTCACTGGAAGAAGAGAGGCAGACAGCAGCACAGCAGATGGAGGAG ATGTCCTCCCAACATGCCCTGCTACGTGAGGAGCTAAAGGAGGTGCAGGAACAGCTGCAAAACGCAGAGAAGGAATTGAATCagaaggagagacagcaggaggagCTTCAGAGAGAGAGCAGGCGGCTGCAGGAGGAACAGGAAGGTCTGAGGAAACACAAGGAGCGGCTAGAAGAGGAGTTAAAGGAGCTCAG GTCTCTCTCCATGAACCTCCACCTGCAGCTccgtcagcagcagcagcagctctctcAGTCAGAGGTGGACAGATGTCAGCAGAACACGCACATCTATACGCTGCAGCAGGCCAAGGTCACCTTACAGG GTGAGATCGAGTGTCTGAGAGCAGAACTGCACCGAGAGACGGCAAGAAGAGAAGATGAGAAGGAGAGGAGGGAAAGAATCTGGGAGGAAAATGAGGTGCTGAAGGTAAAAATGGAGAGACTGacagaggaggtggaggagcagCAAACCAGAAGGTCAGAGGATCATACAGAGAGGAAGGAGGAAAGGGAGTCCtggcagaaagagagagaagttCTGAACGAAGAGCTCGGGATGAGGGACGGAGAACTGGAGGCCCTGAGGAGGCGCACTGAGGGACTGAcagaggagggggaggagaGGCAGAGAGAGGTGGAGAGACTGAGGGAGGAGGTAGCAGAGGGAGAGACTAAGATCAGCCTCATGATGGAGAGAATGCAGCAAGTAGAGGGGAAGAAGGAGAAACTGGAGGAGCAAATAAAGAGGACAGAGGTCAGACTGGCAGAGGAGGAGGTGAAGAGGAAAGAAGAGGAGCTCCACAGGGATTTGGAGACAGAGGCGCTCTGTGAACGGATAGAGAAgtttgaaactgaaaagaaagaaatggagGAGGAGATATTTCAACTGAGGAATGAGGAGGACAGAGGGAGAACTAGAGCTAcggaggagagggaggaaatTAACAGACTGAGAAAAGAAATCTCCATGTTACAGGaagacagagaggaggagaggagacaGTGGGAGAAACAGCAGGAGGAAAAGGAGGAGTTGGTGGAGAAAGTGGGGGAGGTGGAGCTGCTGAGGGTGAGGCTTAACGTTGCTAAGGAGGAGTATGAGGAGATGAaggaggaggtggagaggaAGGAGCGCAGCCTGGAGCATCAGATAGGTGCTGTGAgggagagggaggaggaggtggaggagctgaaggagcACCTGAGGCTCTCTGAGGAGCGTGAGGAGGAAGGAGAAAGGGAACGCAATGTGGTCAACCACAAACTGAAGCAGAAGGAGGCGCGGGAGGAGCAGCTTGAGGCATTGCTGGCAGAAACTCAGGCGCTCCTCGAGAAGGAGACgcgagaaggagaagaaaaagacaACCTGATTTCCTCCCAGGGCAGGGAGCTGCAGGAGGCTcaggctgagagagagagagcaaatAAGGAGACCAGAGAGAGGAAGGAGGCATGTGAGAGGCTGGAGGAGGAAGGGAGGAGGTTGCAGCAGAAGGTAGAACATAATCAGAAGGAGGTGACAAAGCTCCAAAAGAGCATTAGGGACCAACATGAGGAGGTGCAGCAGTTGACGAACACACTGgaggagagagaggaggaggtaAGAGAGGGAATGAGGTGGAGAAGGAttgaggaggagaggaggaagaggagtgaggagaaagagatggaggtggaggaggaacGGGAGAAAGAGAGGGAAGTGCTCAGCACAGTtagggaggagaggaggaggttAGAGGACAGATTGGAATTAAAAGTGAAAGAGGTGAAGGAGCAATGCGAGGAGCTGAGGAGGACTCAGGAGGAGAAGACAAGGCTAGAGAGCAAACTAAAGGAGATGCATGATGAAATTGTGGAAGAAAGGGAGGAGCTGAAGGGAGTGAGGGAGGAAAATAGGAAGTTGGAGGAGCAGCTAAAAGAAATAGAGGAACAGAGGGGTGTGCTGAGAATTAAAGAGGAGAAACTGAGAAGACTGGAGGACGAACTGAGGGAGGTGAAAGAGGAGCAAATGATGCAACAGGAAAAGGAGAAAGATCACCGCCTGGAGGAGGAAAGGAGGAGATCCAGACTGAAAGAGCTGGAGGAAGAGAAGGCTGAACTACTGTTGGAGCTAATGAGGAAGGAGAGGGAGAGGACAGCTTCTAGAGAGGAGGCGCAGGGTGAGAGAGACAAGGCCCAGAAGGAGctacagagacagacagaggagCTATCTGAACTCAGAGAGGAGGTGCaaagaatgcaaaaagagaaggAGAATGCCCAAGAAAAGGTGCAGGAGGAACTGAGAATAAGAATGGAGGAGTGGAGGTCAAAGGAGCTGATGAGTAACAAGAAGGCACAGGAGGAGAAAAGACAGATGGAGGAGTTACAACAGAATCTGAAAATGAGCAAAATGGAGGTTTCTGGACTGAGAGAAGAGCTTTATGAGGAGCACAGGAAAATGGATGAGCATCAGGGCAAGCTGAGGAGGTTTGAGAAAGAGATAGAGGCTCTCATAGAGGAGGTGCAGATGGAGAGGAACAAGGCCAAGGAGGAGAGGAGACAGACGGAGGAGGTTGAGCAGGAGCTGTGGAGTAATAGCGAAAAGCTTTCTGTGCTCAGAGAGGAGGTGCAAAGAAAGCAAAAAGAGAACGAGGCCTATAAAGAAATGCAGGAGGAATTTAGAAAAcaggaggaagagtggagattAAAGGAGCTCATGAACATCAACAAGGCGCAGGAGGAGAAGATGCATATGGAGGAGGTACAGCAGGAGTTGATGAGTAGCCAAAGGAAGGTTTCTGTACTCAAAGAGGAGATGTATAAGGAGCAAAGACAAAATGAGGAGCATTTGAGGAAGTTTGAGGAAGAGCTGACAGTTCTCAGAGACGAGGTGCAGAGGGAGAGGAACAAGGCACAGGAGGAGAGGGGACAAACACAAGAGCTCCAGCAGGAGCTTTCTAGACTCAAAAAGGAGGTGATTAAAGAGCGAAGGGAAAATGAAGAGCAGCAGGAGAAGTTGAGGAATTTGGAGAAGGAGGTGACAACTCTTAGATTGGAGGTgctaagagagagagaggaggcccaagaaaagctgcaggatgAATTGAAAAAAGGGGAGGAGGAGTGGAAGTTGAATGAGCTGATAATCAGGAACAAAGCACAAGAGGAGTTACAAAAGATGGAGGAAATACACCAGGAGCTTATGAGGAGCAAAAGCGAGGTGTCTGTACTCAGAGAGGAGGTGCAGAAGGAAAGGAGACAGATGGAGGAGGTCCAGCATGAGCTCTCTAAACTAAGAAAGGAGGTGGCTAAAGAACAAAGGGATAAGGAGGAAAAGCAGGGGATGTTGGAAAAGGAAGTGAAATCTCTCAGGGAGGAGGTGCaaagagagaaggagaaggCCCATGAAAAGCTACAGGAGGAACTCAGAAAAAGGGAGGAGGAGTGGAGGTCCAAGGAAATGATGAACAAGGTACAGGGGGAGTCGAGAAAGATCGAGGAAGTCCAGCAGGAGCTGACAAGGAGCAAAAGCGAGGTGTCTGTACTGAAAGAGGAGCTTTTGAAGGAACAACTGGAGGGGGAGAAGATCCGAGATGAACTGATAAAGAGGAGGGACGAGGTGCAAGAAGTCAGGAGGACCAATAATGAGTTAACAGTCATCACCGAGGAGGCGAAAAGGGAGAAGAAGCAGATAAAGGAAGAGTTAACGAGGACAGAGATGGAGGTGGGGGCTCTAAAAGAGGAGATCCAGAAGGCTCACAGGATGGGTGAAATGGAGGCGTCACTACTTAAAGTGAAgtttcaggaggagcagcaggagAAGCTGGAGTTACAACAGGAGCTGAAAATAAGGAGAGATGATGTCACAGTCCTTAAAGAGGAAGTCAAGAAGGAGCGCCACAGGAGGGAGGAGGTGCAAGAGGAAATGAGAGGTGTTCAGCAGAACGTGGAGGTGATGGAGGAGAGCCTTAACTCCCTGCAGAGTCAG GTGTTGGATCTAAGTCGCAGCCGGGAACGAGCACGGCTGGAGGtgaaggagaaggaggaggagagccACCAGATCAAGGAAGGTCTTAGTATGGCCCTGGGGGAGATGACCAAGCTGAAGGTTCTCCTGCAG GAGAGCCACACCGAGGGGGAGCGTCTGAGGGCAACACTAGTCCAGAAGAAGGAGGAAATGGAGAAAATCAGAGAGGAGAATCAGCAGGTGGTCAGGGAGGAGGTGGAGAAGCAAGGAGAGGTGGAGGAGCTGAGAGCCAGAGTTAAGGGCCTGGAGAGGCGAAGGAACGAGATgatagaggagctggagaaagcagaggagaggaggagggaggctGAAGGGAGGTGGAGGAGTCGAGTGGAAGAGGTGGAGAAAGAGCAGGAGGTGAAGCTGAATGCTCTCAATACAGAAATCCAGACACTGAGGAGAAGACAGGAGGAGCCAGAAAAAGAGTGGAGGTCCAAGTTGGAAGAGAAGGAGGTGGAGGTAGAGAGAGCAAGAAGGGAGATGCAAGAGAGTCAAAAGGAGCTGAGCAGGTTCAGAGCATTGTTGGAGGAGCAGAAAACTCAGATCTCCACACTGGCTGCTGAAAAGGATGGAGAGGAGACACAtggatggaggaggagaaaagtccagaaaggagaagaagag caagaggaagatgaggagcAGGTTTCCTCTGTGTCTCCTGAGAAGGAGCAGCTCAGGAACAGGCTGCAGCAGAAGGAGGCTGAG GTCTACATGCTGACTCAGAGGAACAAGGAGCTCCAGGCAGACAGGGACCGGGTCCGATTGGCTCTGGAGCGGACAGAGGCTGCTATGATTGGCTACAGGGAGAGAGCCCACCAACAGGAGCAGAACCGCGTGACCGGGTCTAATTCAGATGAG GGTGTCGGTGACAGACTGGTGGTCCTGCAGCGTCTGGTGGCTGAACTGGAACTCAACCAGAAACGGATAAATAAGAAGAATTCCCACCTGGAAACCCAGAAAGACAAGctgaagagagacagagaggccCTGAAAGACACGTTGAGACAG GTGGAGCAGGAACGATCAAGACTCCAACATCAGCTCACACTCAGCTCTGGGTCTCAGACGAGGCTCACTCAG gtatCTGAGGAAACCACTGAAGTAGAGCGGTTGCGGAGCACAGTGACAGAGCTAGAGGACCAG GTGAGTCGTCTCCGTCTCTcattggctgtgaaccaggagCAGCAGGCGGAGTTTATTGAGCAGTCATCCAGAAACAGCCAGTGGCTGCTCTCGCTGAGGCATGATCTCAACATTTCGCTGACTGCCGTTTCACGCCATCCAATCCCAGCCGTCCTGGAATCTGAAACGCAGCGATTGGACCGCAGCCTGAGGGAGGAGGAGCTTAGGATGTCTCTGAGCCAATCATAG